The Pontibacter sp. SGAir0037 DNA segment GAAGAATTCTGTAGGAAACTCCATGGGCTTGATGTCGCCTACGTTCACAATCCAGAGACGATCCGCTTTGTGCTGGTAGGCCAGGTGCATCTGTTCCCATATTCTTGGAATTGGGTTGGTGTTAAGCCATTTATAGTTTCTTGGTCCGCCCACATAATCGTAATGGTAATAAATGCCGTAGCCTCCTGCATGCTGTTTCTCGCCTGCTTTCGGTAGCTTGCGGATGTTGCCCCAGTTGTCGTCGCACAGCAGCAGCGTGACATCGTCGGGCACACGCATGCCTTTGTCGTAGTACTCCTGCACTTCTTTGTAAAGTGCCCAAACCTGTGGTGTAGCCGAAGCCTCTTTGCCTGTTACTTCGGAAATAATCTGGCGCTGATCGGCTACTATCTTTTCGAGCAGAGCAATGTTGCTGCTCTCGCTCATGGGTTCATCTCCGTCGCCGCGCATACCTATTGTTACCAGGCTCTCGTTGTTGCCCATCCGCTGAATGCTTTGTTTCCAGAACTCCTGCAGGTTAGCAGCATTGGTCTGGTAATTCCAGGAGCCTTTGCCGTATCTGCGCCACTCATCATGTGCGCGCATCAGGGGCTCGTGGTGCGAAGTGCCTATCACCACACCGTACTCATCGGCGAGCTTCGGGTTCATTGGATCATCATCATAAAAAGCTCTGCCCCACATGGCTGGCCATAGATAGTTTCCTTTCATGCGCAGAATCAGCTCAAACACATGTACATACATTTTGTGGTTAAAGCCTCCGAACTTTTCTGTGGCCCAGCCTGCCAGTGCAGGAGCCTCATCATTTATGAAGATACCCCTATACTTTACGGCTGGTTCACCCTGGGTATGGCGTCCAGGCATTACATATAAGTTCTGTTGCTGCTTTACAGGCACATCGGCCCACCAGTACCAGGGCGAAACTCCTATCTGTGAAGATACATCGTAAATGCCGAAGATAGTGCCTCGTTTGTCGCTTCCTACAATTACCAGAGCCTGGTCTACACCGGGTAAGGGCTTCTTAACCACCTGCACCAGGTATGTTTCCCAGCGACCTTTTACATCCGATACGTCAATTTTTTTGTCTTTAACCAGCTTATCGATAACCGGACTTTTACCGAGCGTGCCTATTAGTACCAGTTCTTTTGCCTTTGGCGCTTTTTTAGCAGCGAGTAAGGCGGGTTCCGATTTTGTAACACGATTGATGTCGGCCTGCAAATCTTTGGCAGCACGAATAACGCCAGTATAATCCTCAGAGCCGACAAATATGTTAGCCGGTTTACCGGCTACTGAAAGTGGGAAATATCCTTTTTCCTGTTTGTTGGAGATATAAGAATCTTTATCGATAGCTTGTGCCTGGTATGAGGCTGCCATAGAGACAAACACCAGCAAGAAAAACAGAGAATGAGTTCTTACACCCCTGCTTGCACAAGCTGCCTTAGCCAATGCTCCTAAACTGTAGTTAACTGTGCTATATAAGTTTGGTATCTTCATTTCAGTAGATTTAAGGATGATATACCCTGGATTTACAATTGTTATATTTCCACCTGTTTCATGCGAGGTGACAGGAAGTGCATAACCAGCCAGGCTGCTACATAGGCACAGCCGCAAATAGTGAATATGATGTTATAGCCCGCAATAATGTTGCCCATGCCTTTATAATAGTCGAGCAACCATCCTATAAAAAGCGGGAATAGGGCACCCCCTAATGACCCTGCCATGCCGCCTATACCCACTACTGAGCTAACGGCTCTTTTAGGGAACATATCTGATACGGTGGTAAAAATGTTGGCACTCCATGCTTGGTGCGCAGCAGCTGCTAAGCTAATCAGGCCAACTGCCACCCAAATATCAGTAGCATAACGGGCTGCCATAATCGGCATGACCAGCAAAGCTATAATAAACATAGTTGTTTTGCGGGCCCGAAACACAGGCCACCCTCTGCGAATAAAATAGGAAGACAGGAAACCTCCTCCAATACTACCCACTGTCGTGGCAGTGTAGACAATAACCAGGGGCATGCTCGGTTTACTTAAATCAAGGTTAAAGGTCGTGCTGAAGTAGGAGGGAAGCCAGAAAAGGAAGAAGTACCAGATGGGGTCCGTCATAAATTTTCCAAGTATAAAAGTCCAGGTTTGCCTTACGACGAGTAACCTGCCCCATCTCATCGGCTTTGGGTTTTCTTCTACAGCAGCGTCTTCGTTATCGCTGTGGATATATTCATATTCTACCTTTCCAAGCCTTTTCTGCTTAGCCGGTATTTCATAAAAAATTAACCAGAACACAAGCCATATAAAACCTATAGCTCCTGTTATAATAAAGGCCTCTTCCCAGCCGTAGGCTCCGAGTATAGCAGGAACCATAATTGGGGCTACTACAGCGCCAACGTTGGCACCAGAATTAAAAACACCTGTTGCCAGAGCTCTTTCTTTCTTAGGAAACCACTCTGCAACTGTTTTTATGGCAGCCGGGAAATTACCTGCTTCGCCCAAACCTAAAGCCGCTCTGGCTACTCCAAAGCCAAATGTACTTCTGGCTGCGGCGTGAGCCATGGCAGCTACACTCCATACTATAATAGAAATGGAATAACCCAGTTTCGAGCCAATCTTATCTATTATTCTTCCGAATATCACCATACCCAAAGCATAGGAAGCTGTAAAAGCCATAACTATACTGCCATAGTCGCTTTCTGTCCAGTTAAATTGTTGCTCCAGAGCAGGCTTCAGCAAGCCGATAATTTGCCTGTCGAGGTAATTAATGGTAGTAGCGAAGAACAGCAACGCGCAAATGGTCCAGCGGTAAGAGCCGATTTTAACCTTTTGTGTGGCGGGTTCTTTTTTGGTGGATGTATTCATTATAAAAATTTTAATGCTATATAATTAAAAAGGGCAGAAGCATTAGTACAAAGTCCTTTCTATACCCATTTCCAATCCTCTCAATTCAGCTAATCCCCGAAGCCTGCCTATTGCAGAATAACCGGGATTAGTTACTTTATGCAGGTCGTCTAGCATCTGGTGCCCGTGGTCGGGGCGGAAAGGAATAGGCTGCTGTCGGTCTCTGTTGATGGCAACCAGCTCGCGCATAACGCCATACATGTCTACATCGCCAGCCAGATGATCTGATTCGTAAAAGTTACCCGCCTCATCTTTTTTTACATTGCGCAGGTGTGCAAAGTACACCCGATGGCCTACTGCTTTCAGAACGTCTACAGCGTTGTTGTGTGCTCCTGCTCCCAAAGAACCAGTACAAAAGCATATGCCATTAGGAGCACGATCTACTCTTTCAATAATATATAAAAGGTCTTCTTTGCTGGAAGCAATACGAGGTAGCCCTAGGATTAGGTAAGGTGGATCATCCGGGTGAATAGTCATCCTGATTCCAGCCTCTTCACAAACATCCATAATAGATTCGAGGAAATATGCTAAATTTTCCCGTAAACCATTATGCCCGATGCTTTTATAAATTTCAATGCTCTCAGTTAGCTGCTCCAGAGAAATAAAGCCCTCCATAGGAACACCCATCCTAATAATCTCGCTTAAGGCGTCTAACTGCTGTTGCGATAAAGAAGCGTATCTTTGTTTTGCCTTTTGTGCGATCTCATGTGCATAATCCTGCTCAGCGCCCTCTCTTTTCAGAATGAACAGGTCAAACACTGCCAGGTCTGTCCAATCAAAATACAAAGCTTTAGCCCCATTCCGCATTTGCAGAGCCAGGTTAGTTCTGGTCCAGTCCAGCACTGGCATAAAGTTGTAACATACTGTAGTTAAGCCGCAAGCCGCCAGATTGCGTAAGGACTGACGGTAATTTTCAAGATATTTTTCACAATCGGCACGTCTTGTCTTGATAGACTCATGCACCGGCACACTTTCCACTACCACCCATTGTAATCCTGCTTCTTCTATTATTTGTTTTCGTTCCTGTATTTCTTCCAATGGCCAGATTTCTCCATGCGGTATATGATGTAGTGCAGTAACAATACCCGTAGCTCCGGCTTGTTTAACATCTTGTAATGAAACCGGATCATTGGGCCCGTACCATCTCCAACTTTGTAGTAGTGACATAATGTATCTTAAATGTTGATCTGTTTATAAGTGCTAATTCATTGTTTTGATATAGGAAATGTAGGCACATGTCTTACATTAAAATAAAAGAGCTGAATATACCAGTTTACAAGTTTATTAAAATCATAAAATGGCAGCCCGACATATCGGGCTGCCATTTTATGATAATTAGATTAGTTATATCCAGGGTTTTGGTAAGCCCTTTTTTCTGCTAAGCTAACATCCATGGCATCCAGCTGCCCCTGCGGGATTGGTCGCAGGTAGTGATGCGGCTGTATAGTACGTGTTATCGTTTCAGGTGTATGATCTCCTTTTGCTGCCCCGCTTATTTGATATGTGGAAGCAAGTTCATTCCACTTTTGCGTACGCACTAAATCGAACCAACGATAGCCTTCGCCAAAATATTCCCGTGAGCGTTCTGCCAGAATATAGTTAATATCTATCGTTGCAGGTGTTGCAGCCACCATGGCAGCACTGTTGTCCTGCACTTTAGCTACATTGCCGTTGTTGTCCCAACGCCACTTGCCTGCACGGGCACGTATTACGTTTATTAAATCTCGGGCAGTCTTACCAGCCTGTGTTGATGCTCCCTTTACAGCGGCCTCAGCAGCTACAAAGTATAGTTCCGAAAACTTAGCAATGTTAAAAGGGCGGGTACTTGCAGCATTAGGCTGTCCTAATCCATTGCCATTATCAGTACGATAAGGGCCAAGCT contains these protein-coding regions:
- a CDS encoding MFS transporter → MNTSTKKEPATQKVKIGSYRWTICALLFFATTINYLDRQIIGLLKPALEQQFNWTESDYGSIVMAFTASYALGMVIFGRIIDKIGSKLGYSISIIVWSVAAMAHAAARSTFGFGVARAALGLGEAGNFPAAIKTVAEWFPKKERALATGVFNSGANVGAVVAPIMVPAILGAYGWEEAFIITGAIGFIWLVFWLIFYEIPAKQKRLGKVEYEYIHSDNEDAAVEENPKPMRWGRLLVVRQTWTFILGKFMTDPIWYFFLFWLPSYFSTTFNLDLSKPSMPLVIVYTATTVGSIGGGFLSSYFIRRGWPVFRARKTTMFIIALLVMPIMAARYATDIWVAVGLISLAAAAHQAWSANIFTTVSDMFPKRAVSSVVGIGGMAGSLGGALFPLFIGWLLDYYKGMGNIIAGYNIIFTICGCAYVAAWLVMHFLSPRMKQVEI
- the uxuA gene encoding mannonate dehydratase, producing the protein MSLLQSWRWYGPNDPVSLQDVKQAGATGIVTALHHIPHGEIWPLEEIQERKQIIEEAGLQWVVVESVPVHESIKTRRADCEKYLENYRQSLRNLAACGLTTVCYNFMPVLDWTRTNLALQMRNGAKALYFDWTDLAVFDLFILKREGAEQDYAHEIAQKAKQRYASLSQQQLDALSEIIRMGVPMEGFISLEQLTESIEIYKSIGHNGLRENLAYFLESIMDVCEEAGIRMTIHPDDPPYLILGLPRIASSKEDLLYIIERVDRAPNGICFCTGSLGAGAHNNAVDVLKAVGHRVYFAHLRNVKKDEAGNFYESDHLAGDVDMYGVMRELVAINRDRQQPIPFRPDHGHQMLDDLHKVTNPGYSAIGRLRGLAELRGLEMGIERTLY